The following proteins are co-located in the Triticum aestivum cultivar Chinese Spring chromosome 1A, IWGSC CS RefSeq v2.1, whole genome shotgun sequence genome:
- the LOC123183346 gene encoding 3-ketoacyl-CoA synthase 6, translated as MLGSYHHLRFLDTWRSASFVLNNFVPLLLAVAVPAALFLAAPGELTGGRLPSLPLFYVLGAATFFLAAAAVSSMLRHVCRPKGVYLVEYGCFRPRPCYRAPLATCREHAQLMPDMFDEQSINFMMRLIERSGLGAETCVPVAYHYMPPDRSLEASRAEAELVIFSAIDEAFAKTTSFLKPSDVDVLVLNCSVLAPTPSFADMVVNRYKLRADVRSFNLSGMGCSAALVSVGLVRNILRVARPGTRALIVSTEILSSTYYTGTDPSMLLPNCLFRMGAAAMILSNSPEGARFRLGPVVRTVTSARDKDYGCVYMDEDDKGNTAIRLSRNLPATAGGALRDNVADFAPLVLPASEQVRVALSVLKRKLLLLLLLLPGRRAEATLYRPDFRTAFQHFCIHAGGRSVINEAQHGLGLSDDDVEASRMTLHRVGNTSSSSVLYELAYTEAKGRMKKGDRVWMVSFGAGFECNSVAWVCIKPATGDDGGPWADCINRYPVQLPDVV; from the coding sequence ATGCTGGGATCCTACCATCACCTGAGGTTCCTCGACACATGGCGTAGTGCAAGTTTTGTCTTGAATAACTTTGTTCCCCTATTGCTGGCGGTGGCCGTACCTGCCGCTTTGTTTCTAGCAGCGCCGGGCGAGCTCACCGGCGGCCGGCTGCCCTCCTTGCCACTGTTTTATGTTCTCGGGGCGGCGACCTTCTTCCTAGCGGCGGCGGCTGTGTCGTCCATGTTAAGGCACGTGTGCAGGCCAAAGGGGGTTTACCTGGTGGAGTACGGCTGCTTCCGGCCCAGACCCTGCTATCGCGCGCCCCTGGCGACCTGCCGCGAGCACGCCCAGCTCATGCCCGACATGTTCGACGAGCAAAGCATCAACTTCATGATGCGCCTGATCGAGCGGTCAGGGCTCGGCGCGGAGACCTGCGTGCCGGTGGCGTACCACTACATGCCCCCGGACCGGAGCCTGGAGGCGTCACgggcggaggccgagctggtcatCTTCTCCGCCATCGACGAGGCGTTCGCCAAGACCACGAGCTTCTTGAAGCCCTCGGACGTGGACGTGCTCGTCCTGAACTGCAGCGTCCTGGCGCCGACTCCCTCGTTCGCCGACATGGTCGTCAACAGGTATAAGCTCCGCGCCGACGTCCGGAGCTTCAACCTGTCTGGGATGGGGTGCAGCGCCGCGCTCGTATCGGTGGGCCTCGTCAGGAACATCCTCCGGGTGGCGCGGCCTGGCACGCGCGCTCTCATCGTGTCCACGGAGATCCTGTCGTCGACATACTACACGGGCACGGACCCCTCCATGCTCCTCCCCAACTGCCTCTTCCGCATGGGTGCCGCCGCCATGATCCTCTCCAACTCCCCGGAGGGCGCGCGTTTCCGGCTGGGCCCCGTGGTACGCACCGTCACCTCCGCACGGGACAAGGACTACGGGTGTGTGTACATGGACGAGGATGACAAGGGAAACACCGCCATCCGCCTCTCCAGGAATCTCCCGGCCACCGCCGGCGGCGCGCTGAGGGACAACGTCGCCGACTTCGCCCCACTCGTCCTGCCAGCCTCCGAGCAGGTCCGGGTGGCGCTGTCCGTGCTCAAGCgtaagctcctcctcctcctcctgctcctccccgGCCGACGTGCCGAGGCGACGCTCTACAGGCCGGACTTCCGCACGGCGTTCCAACACTTCTGCATCCACGCCGGCGGCCGGAGCGTGATCAACGAGGCTCAGCACGGGCTCGGGCTCTCCGACGACGACGTGGAGGCGTCCCGCATGACGCTGCACAGGGTCGGCAACACGTCCAGCAGCTCGGTGCTCTACGAGCTGGCCTACACGGAGGCCAAGGGCCGTATGAAGAAGGGTGACCGGGTGTGGATGGTCTCCTTCGGCGCCGGATTCGAGTGCAACAGCGTCGCGTGGGTGTGCATCAAGCCCGCCACCGGCGACGATGGGGGGCCGTGGGCCGACTGTATCAACCGCTACCCGGTGCAACTCCCAGATGTCGTCTAG